A stretch of Miscanthus floridulus cultivar M001 chromosome 13, ASM1932011v1, whole genome shotgun sequence DNA encodes these proteins:
- the LOC136500299 gene encoding BTB/POZ and MATH domain-containing protein 1-like, producing MLGTSFIEFKLDYSATKNFPIGKSIVDSRLLAGGRTWTIVCFPRGVLDNGEYLSLCAVTTTTSKSRHGVKAVFQAFPMGRDGAPSLSHAKWSSEIHSVGSNGGTVIGLQKFMKRSELELGCYLVDGCVTFVCGIIDLKSNDRVPVPPTDLGDHLGHLLQCTDGSDVSFSVGGETFCVHRAILTARSPVFKAQLFGSMADAQTDSITLHDVQPEVFRILLRFMYTDTVPTDTDLIKHLEGSSATDLLQHLLAAADMYQLDRLKLMCAQKLWDCVSPETVAATLVCAEMHNCPELKKRCIDFFVVDKNFKSAVLTEGYSRLIQGFPSVIEEIRARLVQP from the coding sequence ATGTTGGGCACCAGTTTCATTGAGTTCAAACTCGATTACTCAGCCACCAAGAACTTTCCCATCGGCAAATCCATCGTCGATAGCAGATTATTGGCCGGAGGGCGTACCTGGACGATAGTTTGCTTCCCGCGTGGGGTTCTTGACAATGGCGAGTACCTCTCCCTTTGCGCAGTGACCACGACCACGAGCAAATCCAGACACGGCGTGAAGGCAGTCTTCCAAGCCTTTCCAATGGGAAGAGACGGGGCACCATCGTTGTCCCATGCAAAATGGTCAAGCGAGATCCATAGTGTTGGCTCCAATGGTGGAACTGTAATTGGGTTGCAGAAGTTCATGAAGCGCAGCGAGCTCGAGCTGGGTTGTTACCTCGTCGATGGCTGCGTGACATTTGTATGTGGAATCATAGATCTCAAGAGCAACGACCGTGTGCCTGTGCCTCCCACAGACTTGGGCGACCATCTCGGACACCTGCTGCAGTGCACCGACGGCTCAGACGTCTCCTTCTCGGTTGGCGGCGAGACGTTCTGCGTGCACCGGGCCATCCTCACCGCTCGCTCGCCGGTCTTCAAGGCGCAGCTCTTCGGTTCCATGGCGGACGCCCAGACGGACAGCATCACGCTGCACGACGTCCAGCCGGAGGTTTTCCGAATCCTGCTGCGGTTCATGTACACCGACACAGTGCCCACGGACACAGACCTCATCAAACATCTCGAGGGCTCTTCAGCCACGGACTTGCTCCAGCACTTGCTTGCGGCGGCAGACATGTACCAGCTGGACAGGCTGAAGCTCATGTGCGCGCAGAAGCTATGGGACTGTGTGTCGCCGGAGACCGTGGCGGCGACGTTGGTCTGCGCTGAGATGCACAACTGTCcggagctgaagaagaggtgcaTCGACTTCTTTGTGGTGGACAAGAATTTCAAGAGCGCGGTGTTGACAGAGGGCTACTCGCGCCTGATACAGGGCTTCCCGTCAGTTATCGAGGAGATCAGAGCAAGGCTAGTCCAGCCGTAG